The Rhopalosiphum maidis isolate BTI-1 chromosome 1, ASM367621v3, whole genome shotgun sequence genome has a segment encoding these proteins:
- the LOC113548034 gene encoding probable ribosome biogenesis protein RLP24 has translation MRIDTCYFCSSKMYPGHGMHFVRNDCKVFKFCRSKCHRAFQKKKNPRRVRWTKAYRKAVGKELAVDPSFEIEKRRNIPMKYDREFWQMSMEAIKKVTEIQKKRQSTYVMQRLRKGREVEQHRDIREVQRDMSLIRSPAAGLKQRLLTEEKLLEEEQENDVDMITVEDENNIDHSKLSYIKI, from the exons ATGCGTATTGAcacttgttatttttgttcgtCCAAGATGTACCCAGGACATGGAATGCATTTCGTAAGAAATGATTGTAAG gtGTTTAAATTTTGTCGCTCGAAATGTCACAGAGCATTCCAAAAGAAGAAGAACCCAAGGCGCGTACGATGGACCAAAGCATACCGCAAGGCTGTTGGTAAAGAATTAGCTGTCGATCCATCATTTGAAATCGAAAAGAGACGTAACATACCCATGAAATATGACAGAGAATTTTGGCAAATGTCTA TGGAAGCAATCAAGAAAGTcactgaaattcaaaagaaGCGTCAATCTACCTATGTAATGCAGCGATTACGTAAAGGACGTGAAGTTGAACAGCACAGAGATATCAGAGAAGTCCAAAGAGATATGTCATTGATTAGATCACCTGCTGCAG GACTTAAACAACGTTTGTTAACTGAAGAAAAATTACTCGAAGAAGAACAAGAAAATGATGTAGATATGATTACTGTAgaagatgaaaataatattgatcatagtaaattatcttacataaaaatataa